From Synoicihabitans lomoniglobus, the proteins below share one genomic window:
- the tnpC gene encoding IS66 family transposase, translated as MATVNPPTDLQEDDEAQVLRLECERLEQENHVLGTELKALNAEMAYMQRQLEALKRKLFGQSRGEQVSEAQLNLALDEMERERAQQEEVPKEVIGYARRRPQAEESQARLPEDLETITEEIIPEEVRAEPEAYERIGEEVTEELDVQPMKVIRRRIVRPKFKRKGQAAAAPFIAPLPARVIPGGLPAAGLIAFLLVAKYVDHLPLYRLEKSFKQRFGVKLPRQRLCDWTGYAIENWLLIIYHSIRQGLIGGDYLQIDETPIRYLDPDRKGQSSRGYLWVYGHPGGDLCFDWSLGRGKAAAEAIVCEFTGLLQSDGYQVYDRVSEGREITQLGCWAHARRRFYDAYQAGESGAAHYLVLIRDLYAIEASLPAEASVAQVAEIRAERSVPVLAQIRQSLDEDIDTHMPRTAIADAIGYARSQWSKLTAYVQHGQTRIDNNLTEQAIRPTKLGAKNWLFIGHPGAGKRAAIIYTILECCRRHNVEPLAYLNDVLHRLPGMTNHQVAAAKLTPRDWKPAA; from the coding sequence GTGGCGACAGTTAATCCACCAACCGATCTTCAGGAGGATGATGAGGCGCAGGTTCTGCGTCTTGAATGCGAACGACTGGAGCAAGAAAACCATGTATTAGGCACGGAGCTAAAGGCGCTCAATGCGGAGATGGCTTACATGCAGCGCCAGTTGGAGGCCCTGAAACGCAAGCTGTTCGGACAGTCGCGGGGTGAGCAGGTCAGCGAGGCGCAGTTGAACTTGGCTCTCGACGAGATGGAGCGGGAACGCGCGCAGCAGGAGGAGGTGCCCAAGGAGGTGATTGGCTACGCCCGCCGTCGACCTCAGGCGGAGGAGTCGCAGGCCCGACTGCCCGAAGACCTGGAGACGATCACCGAGGAAATCATCCCGGAGGAGGTGCGGGCCGAACCGGAGGCCTACGAGCGCATCGGTGAAGAAGTGACCGAAGAACTCGATGTCCAGCCGATGAAGGTGATCCGTCGCCGGATCGTGCGACCGAAGTTTAAACGCAAGGGGCAAGCCGCAGCGGCGCCCTTCATTGCGCCGCTACCGGCCCGGGTGATCCCGGGCGGACTACCCGCCGCCGGTTTGATCGCGTTCCTCTTGGTGGCCAAATATGTGGACCACCTTCCTCTCTACCGATTGGAGAAAAGCTTCAAGCAACGCTTCGGCGTGAAGCTACCGCGTCAGCGCCTGTGCGACTGGACCGGATACGCCATCGAGAACTGGCTGTTAATCATCTACCACTCGATCCGGCAGGGATTGATCGGAGGCGACTACTTGCAGATCGATGAGACGCCGATCCGTTATCTTGACCCGGATCGCAAAGGACAAAGTAGCCGCGGTTACCTCTGGGTTTATGGACATCCAGGAGGAGACCTGTGCTTTGATTGGTCGCTGGGCCGGGGTAAAGCCGCGGCCGAGGCCATCGTGTGCGAGTTTACCGGTCTGCTGCAAAGCGACGGCTACCAAGTCTACGACCGGGTGAGCGAGGGTCGCGAGATCACGCAACTCGGATGCTGGGCGCACGCGCGTCGACGGTTCTACGACGCCTACCAAGCCGGTGAATCCGGGGCGGCGCATTACTTGGTGCTCATCCGCGATCTCTACGCGATCGAAGCGTCATTGCCGGCCGAGGCGAGCGTGGCGCAGGTCGCGGAGATCCGGGCCGAACGCAGTGTGCCAGTCCTCGCACAGATCAGGCAGTCATTGGACGAAGATATCGACACGCACATGCCCAGAACCGCCATCGCTGATGCCATCGGTTACGCCCGATCCCAGTGGAGCAAGCTGACCGCATACGTGCAGCACGGGCAAACGCGCATCGACAACAACCTCACCGAACAAGCCATCCGCCCCACCAAACTCGGGGCCAAGAACTGGTTGTTCATTGGGCACCCCGGTGCGGGCAAGCGCGCTGCGATCATCTACACCATCCTCGAATGCTGCCGCCGCCATAACGTCGAACCTCTCGCTTACCTCAACGACGTGCTCCATCGCCTGCCCGGCATGACCAATCACCAAGTCGCTGCCGCCAAACTTACCCCGCGCGACTGGAAACCCGCGGCCTGA
- the tnpB gene encoding IS66 family insertion sequence element accessory protein TnpB (TnpB, as the term is used for proteins encoded by IS66 family insertion elements, is considered an accessory protein, since TnpC, encoded by a neighboring gene, is a DDE family transposase.) — translation MARIEAEQIYVYGGVVDLRKGANSLRTLVGRPEPEALYVFSNRSRGLLKFLVVDATGVWCGTRRLHHRRFAWPESPDGQERLTRDELAWLIAGGDVKKLRLKRTLAGQ, via the coding sequence ATGGCTCGAATCGAAGCGGAACAGATTTACGTGTATGGCGGCGTGGTGGATTTGCGCAAAGGAGCGAACAGCTTGCGGACGTTGGTGGGCCGGCCGGAGCCGGAAGCGCTTTACGTGTTTTCAAACCGGTCAAGAGGCCTGCTGAAGTTCCTCGTCGTCGATGCGACGGGTGTTTGGTGCGGCACGCGACGTCTGCATCACCGGCGGTTTGCGTGGCCGGAAAGTCCGGACGGTCAGGAGCGGCTGACGCGTGATGAACTTGCGTGGCTGATCGCGGGTGGAGACGTGAAAAAGTTACGTCTAAAGCGCACTTTGGCTGGCCAATAG
- a CDS encoding IS3 family transposase encodes MTLELRAQGERVSKGRVARLMRAEGLQGRPCRGFRPQTTQSDHDGPIAPNRLAQVEAITACDQVWQTDITYLPTRVGWLYLAVVIDAYSKRVLGWAFSASLETGIVIDALRMAIARRHGRCAPGLLLHSDRGVQYASERFRKMLAAHGITASMSRRGNCYDNALAESFFVSVRYGTW; translated from the coding sequence ATGACCTTGGAGCTACGCGCGCAGGGAGAACGGGTGAGCAAGGGACGCGTGGCCCGTTTGATGAGGGCCGAGGGCCTGCAAGGCCGTCCGTGCCGCGGCTTTCGCCCGCAAACGACCCAGAGCGACCACGACGGGCCGATCGCACCGAACCGACTGGCTCAGGTTGAAGCCATTACCGCTTGCGACCAAGTCTGGCAGACGGACATCACCTATCTGCCCACCCGCGTCGGCTGGCTCTACCTGGCGGTGGTCATCGACGCCTACAGTAAACGTGTGCTCGGCTGGGCTTTCTCCGCTTCCTTGGAAACGGGAATCGTCATCGACGCCCTACGCATGGCCATTGCTCGTCGACACGGCCGCTGCGCCCCGGGCCTGCTGCTGCATTCCGATCGCGGCGTCCAGTATGCCAGCGAACGTTTCCGCAAAATGTTGGCCGCTCACGGCATCACCGCATCGATGAGTCGTCGCGGCAACTGCTACGACAACGCCCTCGCCGAGTCCTTCTTCGTAAGCGTCCGTTATGGCACGTGGTAG
- a CDS encoding transposase has product MINWGNYPSAIFATEGARQSFLKCLDDAATKSGWIVHAWCLMSNHYHLAIETPRANLVDGMRWLQATFATKFNRLRKENGHLFQGRYKSFVVQPEEALGPLCHYIHLNPVRANVIQVKELRTWRDTSLRELLQPRERRAWYSPQASLDHAGGLRDTPVGRRKYLEYLDWLDEEEPERKRLKFSEMSRGWAIGTKDFKKALNEDHGELQEAVRRGDKDLEEWREEQHADTLAALLKCLKKTATDIAADPKGTAWKVAIATEMRRRTTVSNPWLSRHLNMGSPFRVSRLVNACNEAGGETARLRKRCAMCKV; this is encoded by the coding sequence GTGATCAATTGGGGGAACTACCCTTCCGCTATTTTCGCCACCGAAGGCGCAAGACAATCGTTCCTGAAGTGCCTGGACGACGCTGCCACGAAATCGGGCTGGATCGTTCACGCCTGGTGCCTGATGTCCAACCACTACCACTTGGCGATTGAGACGCCGCGGGCCAATCTGGTTGACGGCATGCGGTGGCTGCAGGCCACGTTTGCCACAAAGTTCAACCGGTTGCGCAAGGAGAACGGTCATCTGTTCCAGGGCCGCTACAAGAGTTTCGTGGTGCAACCTGAGGAAGCGCTTGGGCCGTTGTGCCATTACATCCATCTCAATCCGGTGCGGGCCAATGTCATTCAGGTCAAAGAGCTGCGAACCTGGCGCGACACGAGTTTGCGCGAATTGCTGCAGCCGCGTGAACGCCGGGCCTGGTATTCACCGCAAGCCTCCCTCGACCATGCCGGCGGACTGCGTGACACGCCGGTCGGCCGACGAAAGTATCTGGAATACCTTGACTGGCTCGATGAGGAGGAACCCGAGCGCAAACGACTCAAGTTTAGCGAGATGTCCCGCGGATGGGCGATCGGAACCAAGGATTTCAAGAAAGCTCTCAACGAAGATCACGGTGAGCTGCAGGAAGCCGTGCGGCGCGGAGACAAAGATTTGGAGGAATGGCGAGAGGAGCAGCACGCAGACACGCTGGCGGCATTGTTAAAATGCTTAAAAAAGACGGCGACTGATATTGCCGCCGATCCGAAGGGAACGGCTTGGAAGGTGGCGATCGCGACCGAGATGAGACGACGGACCACGGTATCGAACCCTTGGCTTTCCCGGCATCTCAACATGGGCAGCCCGTTCCGAGTCAGTCGACTGGTCAACGCCTGCAATGAAGCCGGCGGAGAAACTGCCAGGCTGCGCAAGCGTTGTGCAATGTGCAAAGTCTGA
- a CDS encoding transposase produces MARHARIEYPGAIYHVINRGNYRRDVFDSPGAAKSFVKTLEETVKRFDWELGAYVVMRNHFHLAVRTLQPNLSAGMQWLQVTFAARFNRMRGEQGHLFQGRFKSFLLQDEAVWAKVADYIHLNPERAAIVELAHLDAFRWSSLLRYVQNKRFMGLKADDWMATIGLKDTPEGWREYHQHLRSVRAREGKLPEEERESFSSGWAFGDDDWKNGLLAKKSQVKVGAPRAEYVEPKELMERRWALRLREIMAKQGLSESDLAQRISGTKWKVAIADQLQREMGVPVVWLANALKWGRPASVRTSLWRHRRNADKVTT; encoded by the coding sequence ATGGCTAGGCACGCACGGATCGAATACCCCGGAGCGATTTACCATGTCATCAATCGCGGAAACTATAGGAGGGATGTGTTCGATTCACCTGGCGCCGCGAAATCTTTCGTGAAGACGTTGGAGGAAACGGTGAAGCGCTTTGATTGGGAACTGGGCGCGTATGTGGTGATGCGGAATCACTTTCATTTGGCCGTGCGGACGCTGCAGCCGAATCTATCGGCAGGCATGCAATGGCTTCAGGTCACGTTTGCGGCGCGGTTTAATCGCATGCGTGGGGAGCAAGGGCATCTGTTCCAAGGGAGGTTCAAATCATTCTTGCTTCAAGATGAAGCGGTTTGGGCCAAAGTCGCAGATTACATCCATCTCAACCCGGAACGTGCTGCCATCGTCGAGCTGGCCCATCTAGACGCCTTTCGGTGGAGCAGTCTCCTGCGTTATGTTCAGAACAAACGGTTTATGGGACTGAAGGCTGATGATTGGATGGCGACAATAGGATTGAAAGATACACCTGAAGGCTGGCGTGAATATCATCAGCATTTGCGGTCAGTCCGCGCGAGAGAGGGGAAATTGCCGGAAGAGGAGCGGGAGTCGTTTTCAAGTGGATGGGCATTTGGCGACGACGATTGGAAGAACGGCCTACTGGCTAAGAAATCGCAGGTAAAAGTGGGAGCACCGCGGGCCGAATACGTAGAGCCGAAAGAACTGATGGAACGCCGGTGGGCGTTGCGATTGCGCGAGATTATGGCGAAGCAGGGACTATCGGAGTCGGATCTCGCGCAGAGAATTTCAGGCACAAAATGGAAAGTGGCGATCGCTGACCAGTTACAGCGTGAAATGGGCGTGCCAGTGGTCTGGTTGGCAAATGCCTTGAAGTGGGGGCGACCGGCATCCGTGCGAACCAGTCTTTGGCGACACCGGCGTAATGCTGACAAAGTGACGACATGA